The following proteins come from a genomic window of Montipora foliosa isolate CH-2021 chromosome 2, ASM3666993v2, whole genome shotgun sequence:
- the LOC137991214 gene encoding uncharacterized protein gives MAAINNLHVEFGCPLDLSAMPVLHKTLRGIKLSHGTAKKARYPITSSVLHRIHSKLQPFQSSDVDSSMLWAAFTLAFFGFLRSSEFTCNGNFDPHSHLARSDISFHPNILHPISFDIVIKKSKTDPFRETAKLTIARSYSDVCAVTALQDYMLQTATRDPGQPLFIFSCGLNLTRTSLTNNLRTLLNLCNIDSSCYASHSFRIGAATTAGAAGIPDWLIKTLGRWKSNAYQVYIRTPKKTLCKVPQSLASSSSC, from the coding sequence ATGGCAGCAATCAACAACCTTCACGTTGAGTTTGGCTGTCCCCTGGACCTTTCGGCAATGCCAGTCCTTCACAAAACTTTGAGGGGGATCAAACTTTCCCATGGCACCGCAAAGAAGGCTCGCTACCCGATCACCTCTTCGGTTCTCCATAGAATCCATTCTAAGTTACAACCATTTCAGTCTTCCGATGTTGACTCTTCTATGCTATGGGCTGCATTTACCCTTGcattttttggctttttaaGAAGCAGCGAATTTACCTGCAATGGCAATTTCGACCCTCACTCCCATCTCGCTAGATCTGACATATCTTTCCACCCCAACATCCTTCACCCTATTTCATTTGACATCGTAATCAAAAAGTCCAAAACTGACCCTTTCCGGGAGACAGCCAAGCTCACTATCGCAAGGTCATACTCAGACGTATGTGCGGTCACTGCTCTGCAAGATTATATGCTCCAAACTGCAACTCGAGACCCTGGCCAGCCACTCTTCATATTCTCCTGTGGACTCAATCTCACCCGGACTTCACTCACCAACAACTTAAGGACTCTCCTAAACCTCTGCAACATTGACAGTTCCTGCTATGCCTCTCACAGTTTTAGAATTGGTGCCGCTACGACCGCTGGAGCCGCTGGCATTCCCGACTGGCTAATCAAAACTCTGGGCCGCTGGAAATCTAATGCATACCAAGTTTACATCAGGACCCCCAAGAAAACACTATGTAAAGTCCCCCAGTCACTGGCCTCCAGCTCCTCCTGTTAA